One window from the genome of Nicotiana tomentosiformis chromosome 5, ASM39032v3, whole genome shotgun sequence encodes:
- the LOC104087684 gene encoding DELLA protein GAI → MACGEAVQRNNLNLADALVRLIREHAVSQFGPIKKVATYFAEALDQWIHGMNLEDIMEFSCYTDNLMQMRSHEIRPYLEFAYSTANRAILDAFANSSRVHIIDFSLNQGPQWLALMQDFALRPGGPPAFRLTGIGSPQPDNTNALRQLEWKLAEFADIFGVEFEFREIVVDSLADVDIAILDIRPSNYEQVAVNSIFELQHLLYTPGEVEKVLNSIKEMHPKIVTIIEEEANRSVFMDRFNDAWSYYSKMFDSLENSESIDQHNSGDSRLVHECLGQQINNMVACELGTERVETLSEWRVKMNSAGFNPVQLGPSTYLQATMILALFQNRDGYRVEQNDGCLTLSWHGRPLISTSVWQLNYAAESRLVSYV, encoded by the coding sequence ATGGCTTGTGGCGAGGCAGTCCAACGAAACAACCTAAATCTAGCTGATGCATTAGTCAGGCTCATAAGAGAACATGCAGTTTCACAATTTGGACCAATTAAAAAAGTGGCAACTTATTTCGCTGAAGCTTTGGATCAATGGATTCATGGAATGAATTTAGAAGATATTATGGAATTCTCTTGTTACACGGACAACCTCATGCAGATGCGCTCCCATGAGATTCGTCCGTACCTCGAATTCGCCTATTCCACTGCCAATCGAGCTATTCTTGACGCCTTTGCCAATTCTAGTAGAGTACATATAATTGATTTCAGCTTGAACCAAGGTCCGCAATGGCTAGCACTTATGCAGGATTTCGCTTTACGTCCTGGCGGTCCACCGGCTTTTCGGCTCACTGGAATTGGCTCACCACAGCCTGATAACACCAATGCCTTACGACAACTCGAGTGGAAGCTCGCCGAGTTTGCTGATATATTTGGCGTAGAATTTGAATTCCGTGAAATCGTGGTCGATTCTTTAGCCGATGTTGATATTGCCATTTTGGATATTAGGCCTAGTAATTACGAACAAGTGGCTGTGAACTCTATTTTCGAGCTTCAACATCTGTTGTATACGCCAGGCGAAGTCGAGAAGGTACTCAATTCAATCAAAGAGATGCATCCGAAGATTGTGACCATAATCGAAGAAGAAGCAAATCGAAGTGTCTTTATGGACAGGTTTAACGACGCATGGTCTTACTATTCAAAAATGTTTGACTCGTTAGAGAACTCAGAGTCAATTGATCAGCACAACAGCGGTGACTCAAGGTTGGTGCATGAGTGCCTAGGTCAGCAGATCAATAACATGGTGGCTTGCGAATTAGGAACTGAGCGAGTTGAGACGCTGAGTGAATGGCGAGTGAAGATGAACTCAGCCGGGTTCAACCCGGTTCAGCTAGGTCCAAGCACGTACCTACAAGCAACCATGATTTTGGCCTTGTTTCAAAATAGGGATGGATATCGGGTAGAACAAAATGATGGGTGTCTTACGTTGAGTTGGCATGGTCGGCCACTCATTTCCACCTCTGTTTGGCAGCTTAATTACGCCGCCGAGTCTAGGCTAGTCAGTTATGTATGA
- the LOC104087679 gene encoding uncharacterized protein isoform X2, whose protein sequence is MADRYLAIFFVSLSCVFGAFDASAGDVDPLYRACILQCEKTGCVGETCFTHCKYYIDGSFSDSQKEPLYRQLTQSDCPNDCKYHCMLEREKERAALGFGPVKYHGKWTFKRVFGLQEPVSVAFSALNLAMHIQGWLSFFKLRSTTLNKRISYDYAGLWHIYALLSVNSWFWSVVFHSRGVEFTEKLDYSSAVALLGFSLIISVLRCFSIKDEATRVLVSAPLLAFTTTHILYLNNYQMDYGLIDAHSLWHAITVPLTYIWWSFIQDDAKYQTINPSKKVE, encoded by the exons ATGGCAGATCGTTACCTGGCCATTTTCTTTGTATCTCTTTCTTGTGTTTTTGGAGCATTTGATGCGAGTGCTGGAGATGTTGATCCATTATACAG GGCATGTATTTTGCAATGTGAAAAAACTGGATGTGTTGGTGAAACATGCTTCACACATTGCAAATACTATATAGATGGTTCTTTCTCTGATAGCCAGAAAGAGCCCCTATACCGGCAATTGACACAAAGCGATTGCCCAAATGACTGCAAGTACCACTGCATGCTCGAAAGAGAAAAAGAACGAGCTGCACTTGGATTTGGACCTGTGAAATATCATGGTAAATGGACATTTAAACGAGTGTTCGGACTTCAG GAGCCTGTTTCTGTTGCTTTCTCTGCACTTAACCTTGCAATGCATATCCAAGGATGGCTGTCCTTTTTCAAGCTACGATCTACGACGCTAAATAAGAGGATATCCTATGATTATGCTGGTCTGTGGCACATATACGCACTCTTGTCTGTGAATTCATGGTTTTGGAGTGTTGTCTTCCACAGTCG AGGTGTGGAATTTACAGAAAAACTAGATTACTCATCTGCAGTGGCATTACTTGGATTTTCGCTTATAATATCGGTACTAAGATGTTTCAGTATAAAGGATGAGGCTACAAGAGTATTGGTTTCTGCTCCATTGCTTGCCTTTACAACCACCCATATTTTGTACCTGAACAACTATCAAATGGATTATG GACTAATAGATGCACATTCTCTTTGGCATGCTATTACAGTTCCTCTGACTTATATTTGGTGGAGTTTTATCCAAGATGATGCAAAGTACCAAACAATTAACCCTAGTAAGAAAGtagaataa
- the LOC104087679 gene encoding uncharacterized protein isoform X1: MADRYLAIFFVSLSCVFGAFDASAGDVDPLYRACILQCEKTGCVGETCFTHCKYYIDGSFSDSQKEPLYRQLTQSDCPNDCKYHCMLEREKERAALGFGPVKYHGKWTFKRVFGLQEPVSVAFSALNLAMHIQGWLSFFKLRSTTLNKRISYDYAGLWHIYALLSVNSWFWSVVFHSRGVEFTEKLDYSSAVALLGFSLIISVLRCFSIKDEATRVLVSAPLLAFTTTHILYLNNYQMDYGWNIKVCVIMGVAQLLIWAIWAGISHHPSKWKIWTVVVGGGFAMLLEIYDFPPYAGLIDAHSLWHAITVPLTYIWWSFIQDDAKYQTINPSKKVE; the protein is encoded by the exons ATGGCAGATCGTTACCTGGCCATTTTCTTTGTATCTCTTTCTTGTGTTTTTGGAGCATTTGATGCGAGTGCTGGAGATGTTGATCCATTATACAG GGCATGTATTTTGCAATGTGAAAAAACTGGATGTGTTGGTGAAACATGCTTCACACATTGCAAATACTATATAGATGGTTCTTTCTCTGATAGCCAGAAAGAGCCCCTATACCGGCAATTGACACAAAGCGATTGCCCAAATGACTGCAAGTACCACTGCATGCTCGAAAGAGAAAAAGAACGAGCTGCACTTGGATTTGGACCTGTGAAATATCATGGTAAATGGACATTTAAACGAGTGTTCGGACTTCAG GAGCCTGTTTCTGTTGCTTTCTCTGCACTTAACCTTGCAATGCATATCCAAGGATGGCTGTCCTTTTTCAAGCTACGATCTACGACGCTAAATAAGAGGATATCCTATGATTATGCTGGTCTGTGGCACATATACGCACTCTTGTCTGTGAATTCATGGTTTTGGAGTGTTGTCTTCCACAGTCG AGGTGTGGAATTTACAGAAAAACTAGATTACTCATCTGCAGTGGCATTACTTGGATTTTCGCTTATAATATCGGTACTAAGATGTTTCAGTATAAAGGATGAGGCTACAAGAGTATTGGTTTCTGCTCCATTGCTTGCCTTTACAACCACCCATATTTTGTACCTGAACAACTATCAAATGGATTATG GATGGAACATAAAAGTTTGTGTTATAATGGGTGTTGCTCAGCTTCTGATTTGGGCAATTTGGGCTGGAATTAGTCATCATCCATCCAAATGGAAAATATGGACAGTGGTTGTTGGGGGTGGATTTGCTATGCTTTTAGAAATTTATGACTTTCCTCCATATGCAGGACTAATAGATGCACATTCTCTTTGGCATGCTATTACAGTTCCTCTGACTTATATTTGGTGGAGTTTTATCCAAGATGATGCAAAGTACCAAACAATTAACCCTAGTAAGAAAGtagaataa